In the genome of Chryseobacterium sp. 52, the window CCGGTTTTGTACTGACGGCATTTCCGTAAAAATTTCATGACTGTCAAAAACCAGTGGAATATTCAGTTTTTTTGCGATCAGATAATTGGGAAGAAGTGCATCAATATCATTGGCATGAAGAATCGTATTTTTATCTGCTTTTTTCTTTAACTCTTTATAAAGTTTCCAGTTAAACTCAAAATAGGCAGTTTTTAAACTTTTGGATTTTAATTCTATTCTGGAAAAAGGATAAGGGCGTTGCATTTCTTCTTTGCCCCCCCAGTCATTTCCAATAAGCTCTATAGGATATCCGTTATCAAAAAGTGTTTTGCATACCTTTTCTATCCTCTGATCTGTATATAAGTTGCTAAAAGCAGAGGTTACTATTTTCTTCTTCATTCTTTTTTACTGCCAAATATTAAATAATAGATCTGAATAAAGCAAATCAGACCGTTTGGAATAATGACCGGCCACAACATTCCATTAAAGATACCATAAATGACAAAGCAGAAACAGCCTATCATATTGACTATCCTAATTTTTCTTACATCTTTCAGTATAAAGCTCAGCACTATGAAAATTGATGCAGAATATCCGATATAAGTAGTAATTTCAGGATTCATGGGGAGATTTTAAAGGGTAACAAACTTAATCATTTTCAATAAGATAATAAAATTTTTTCTGCCATAAAGTCATTAATTGATTTTTGGTAAAATATTTGTAATTTAGATAATGAATAAATGGCACCGCTGCCATTATTCTAATGAGATATATTATGGATTATAAGTTTTCACAAGGTTTGAGCCAGGTGTTCAAACAAAGCAAGAGCGAAGCTAAAAGGCTGAAAAGTGAATTTCTTAATACAGAACACCTACTTTTAGGTATTATAAAAACGGAAAACTCTGCTAAAGAAATCCTTCAAAACCTTAATGCGGATTTAACACAAATCAGAAGAAAAATTGAAACTTTAAATACAGCAAGTCTTAATCCTATTTCTGAGGAGGTTACTAATATTTCTTTCACGAAGATGGCAGATCATGCGATCAAACGTGCAGAGCTGGAATGCAGACAATATAAAAGCAATGAAATTAATACCGTTCACCTGCTTTTAGGCATTCTTTATAAATATGAGGATCCTACTTCAAATATTCTAGGGGCTTACGACATCGATTATGAAGGAGTTTCAAGAGAGTACCAGACTATGCTCAAAAATTCCGGGCAGGCACCACAGATGAGTGCTTATGATGATGATGACGACAGAGAGGAATTTGAGCAGATGAGAAAGCCTTCAGGAAATTTAGGCTCTGCAAAAAGTAAAACGCCTACATTGGATAACTTTGGTAGAGACTTAACTTCTTTGGCGAGAGACGGAAAATTAGATCCTGTGATCGGCCGTGAGAAAGAAATTGAGCGAGTGTCTCAGATCTTATCACGAAGAAAGAAAAACAACCCTCTTCTTATCGGAGAACCGGGAGTTGGTAAATCTGCTATTGCGGAAGGACTGGCTTTAAGAATTCAGCAGAAGAAGGTTTCAAGAGTTCTTTACGGAAAACGTGTTATTACTTTGGATCTGGCAAGTTTAGTAGCCGGAACAAAATACCGTGGCCAGTTTGAAGAAAGAATGAAAGCGATCATGACGGAGCTGGAAAAGAACAGAGATGTCATCCTGTTCATCGATGAACTTCACACCATTGTTGGTGCAGGAAGCTCTACGGGAAGTCTGGATGCATCCAATATGTTCAAACCTGCTTTGGCAAGAGGTGAAATTCAATGCATCGGGGCAACGACTCTGGATGAGTACCGTCAGTATATTGAAAAAGACGGCGCTTTAGAAAGAAGATTCCAGAAAGTAATGGTAGAACCTACCAATATTGAGGAAACTATTCAGATTCTGAATCAGATTAAAGATAAATATGAGGAACATCATAATGTCGTGTATACTCCGGAAGCAATTCTGGCGTGTGTCAATTTGACATCAAGATACATTACAGACCGTTTCTTACCGGACAAAGCGATTGATGCTATGGATGAAGCGGGTTCACGTGTTTATATTAAAAACATGAAGGTTCCTACTGAAATCATTGATTTTGAAAAGAAAATCGAGGATATCAAAGAAATGAAGCAGAAAGCTGTAAAAGCTCAGGATTACCTTGAAGCCAGAAAGCTTAAAGATGAAGAGGAACGTCTTCAGATGGAATTAAATGCGGCTCAGGATAAGTGGGACAAAGATGTAAAAGAGAAAAAAGAAGTAGTTTCTGAAGAAAGCGTAGCTGAAGTAGTCTCTATGATGAGTGGTGTTCCGGTAACGAAAGTCGGTAAAAATGAGCTTGATAAATTAGCTCAGATGGACGATAAATTGAACGGAAAAGTAATCGGTCAGGAAGATGCTGTGAAGAAAGTGGTTAAGGCAATTCAGAGAAACAGAGCAGGTCTTAAAGATCCGAACCGTCCTATCGGTACTTTTATTTTCCTAGGTACCACCGGGGTTGGTAAAACGGAGCTGGCTAAAGTGATGGCAAGAGAACTTTTCGAATCTGATGAATCTCTGATCCGGATTGACATGAGTGAATACATGGAAAAATTTGCCGTTTCAAGATTGGTTGGTGCGCCTCCGGGATACGTTGGATACGAGGAAGGCGGACAATTAACTGAAGCTGTGAGAAGAAAACCTTATGCTGTGGTTCTTCTGGATGAGATTGAAAAAGCTCACCCTGATGTATTCAATATTCTGTTACAGATCCTGGATGAAGGCCACGTTACGGATAGCTTAGGAAGAAAAATTGATTTTAGAAATACAATCATTATCCTTACTTCAAACATCGGAACAAGAGATCTTAAAGATTTCGGAGACGGTGTAGGATTCGGGACTTCAGCTAAAAAGACAAGTTCAGATACCAGAGCAAGAAGCACGATTGAAAATGCTCTTAAAAAAGCATTTGCTCCTGAATTCTTAAACAGAATTGATGACATTGTGATCTTCAACTCTCTTGTACAGGATGATATCAAGAAAATTATCGATATCGAACTGAACAAACTGTATGGCAGATTAGAGAAACTCGGGTATAAAGTTGAATTAACTGACGAAGCGAAAGACTTTATTTCTGAAAAAGGATGGGATAAAGATTTTGGAGCAAGACCATTAAAACGTGCAATCCAGAAATATATTGAAGACTTATTGGCAGAAATGCTGGTAAACAAACAATTATCAGAAGGAGAAACGGTGATCTTAGATCTTAATGATGCTAAAGACGCATTGATTGGAAAAGCCCCAAAAGCAAAAAAGACGACTGAAAAGTCTTCTCAATCGTAAACAAATAATATCATCATAATGAAAAGCACCGGAATTTTTCCGGTGCTTTTGTTTTTTATAAACGGGCTAAAGCCCGTTCCTATTGAATATTTTTTCCACAGATGACTTGATTCTGAGGAAAAGTATTGGTCATTATCATTTGTAAAACTGATTGCAGATTAAAAACAATTAAAGTCCTACAACAAAACCTATATTCGGGACAAGGCCGCTAGAAAATATACTTGAATTTTCTTTCCAGAGCACATTATACATCACTCCAAGCTGCATAAAAGAGTTCCCTCCTATTCTCTGCATATAGCCTCCGCCAAGATATAAAGCGGTTTCTTCCTGGTTCGCTTTATAGTCATAAAACTTGTCCTTATAATTGATGAAATAATGCTGAAGATTGGCTCCTACATAAAATGATCTTGCAAAATAATAATTCGCAAAAGGGCCCGCTCCAAACATGGTTGAATTATAATATTTAGAGGTCTGCCAGGAGACACTTCCTACAACTCCGGCTTCAAGATCATCGGTTAATCTATATCCAACTCTCGGGGAAGCCTGCAGATAAAAAGCACTGTTGCTTCCAAATCCTAAACCAATTCCCCCTCCAAAAGTCCATCGGTTAGTTTCCGATGTGGGTGTTCCCATCGTAATCTGGGAAAATAAAGATACTGAACACAGCATTGATACTACAAGAACTATTTTTTTCATGGTGATATGGTTTTATCTTACAAATTACTAAAATTTCAGCAATCAGCCGGAACTATCGTTTTTATCAATGTTTAAAATTATGGTTTTTTTACGAATCTTTTTAGTTGTATTTTTGTCCCGTCAAACTAAGAACTCCCGTTAAGAGTTTCGTAAAATTGAAATAAAATGAAAGTAGTAGTAGGATTATCCGGAGGTGTAGACTCCAGTGTTACGGCATATTTGCTGCAACAGCAAGGCCATGAAGTGGTGGCTTTGTTTATGAGAAACTGGAATGATGCTTCGGTAACATTAGAAGATGAATGTCCCTGGATTGAGGACAGCAATGATGCCCTGATGGTCGCCCAGAAATTGGGAATTCCTTTCCAGGTAATTGATATGAGCGATCTTTATAAAGAGCGCATCGTAGATTATATGTTTGAGGAATATCAAAAAGGAAGAACTCCGAACCCGGATGTTCTTTGTAACAGAGAAGTAAAATTTGATGTTTTCATGAAGACTGCGATGTCTTTAGGTGCTGATAAAGTGGCTACAGGACATTATGCGCAGGTAAATTCAACTTTTGACGAAAACGGAAAAGAAATCTTCCATCTTTTAGCTGGAAAAGATAACAATAAAGACCAGTCTTATTTCCTATGTCAGCTGAGCCAGGATCAACTGTCAAAAGCATTGTTCCCTATCGGAGAACTGACTAAACCGCAGGTAAGGGAAATTGCTAAAGAAATCGGGCTTGTAACTGCCGACAAAAAAGATTCTCAGGGATTGTGTTTTATTGGAAAAGTAAGCCTTCCTCAGTTTTTACAGCAGCAGCTTGTTCCGAAGGAAGGTGAAATTGTAGAAATTTTCAAAGATTCTCCCTTATTTTCTGTTGAAAGTCCTGACTTTTCATCGAAAGAAGAAGAACTGGAATTTTTAGCCCGGAAAATCAATTATAAAAAATCTGACGGAAAAGTAATCGGAAAGCATCAGGGTGCCCAGTTTTTTACGATCGGACAAAGCAAAGGACTTGGTATAGGAGGACACAAAGAGAGCTGTTTTATCCTGTCCAGAGACATGGAAAACAATATTATTTTTGTGGGTGAAGGACACAGTTCTCCCGGACTGCATAAAAAAGCATTAAAAATTGACAATACTGAAGTGCATTGGGTGCGTGAGGATATGAAACTGGAAAATGGTGGATCGATGGAAGTAATGGCGAGATTCAGATACAGACAGGCATTACAGAAAGCAGTTCTTTATCAGTTTGAGAATGCATTGTATATTGAATTTGATGAGCCGCAATCGGCAATAGCAGAAGGTCAGTTTGCAGCCTGGTATATTGATGAGGAACTGATTGGAAGCGGGGTGATCTCATAAAATAAAAATTTTTTGAAAATTTTCTGTAACGTATTTTAGATTGTTGTACTTACTTGATAAATAACAATAAAAAATATCATTATGAAAACGACTACAAAAAACCAGTACGCACTTGTTAACCTATTTTTAATTCCAATTGTATCAGCTGTCTTCGGTTATAATCTTTATCAGCTGATTGCACATCCGGAAAACTCAAATATTGTGGCAACCCTTCTTCTGGCTGTTATTACCGGATATATGGTTCGCAAATATGGTTACAAACCAACAAAAGAAAACAAAGAAAATTAAATCATTTTCTTTGACATCTATAAAATCCCGAAGCATTTTTGTTTCGGGTTTCTTTTTTTTTAGATGAATTACTTCTTCATCTTATGCTTCACTTCTTCTGACATAAAAGCTATATTGACAATAACTTCTGCCACAAGAATACTGAATAAAATTCCAACAGGACGGTCCAGACTTATTCCTTTGAGTAATTTTACAGCTCCCAGGATGAAAATAATAAGCATGAAGTAAAAAGAAATCTTCGAAAGGTTTTCTCCAAAGAATTTTAAACTCCAGACGGAAAGATAAAAACCTATGGTTAAACTGAAATAAAATTTCAAAAATTCAGGACCTCTTACAATAATTGGATTCAGCGTATGGCAGTATATTTCAAGTCCTATAAAACAGGCCATAATAGGTATTGAATGAATAATAATCTTTTTCATAGCTATTGATTTTTAACTCCCACATCCTCCTCCGCAACCGCCACAACCTCCTCCACAGCCACTGCTGCATCCACTTCCGCCTCCATCGCTGCTGCAGCTGGAACTGCCACCATCACTGCTAAAGCCGGAACTGCTCCCATTGCTGCTTCCTCCTAGGCTGCCATCATCCTTCTTTTTGATAATGATATTCCCTTCGTCACCCCGGAAGAAAGAAATAAAGCGGAAGAAAGAAAAGATCCCCTGGAGGAAAACAAAGATCCCAATGACTGGTAAAGCGACTGATGCTAAAGTTCCGAGAACTTCACCCAGACAGGATGAAAGCATAAAAAGAGCGACAAATAAGGGAATAATTCTAAGCCTTTTCAGCCAGATTGTCCTGGTCCCGGTTTTTCCTTTTTCAAACCAGATATCTTTAGGAGCTTCCTGTTTAAAAACTTCATGATAGCTTTTCAACGTATCTGAAAACCAGTCTCTGTGTTTAGTTTTCTCATTAAAACCTCCTTTTGATGGATGATGATGAAGTTTTCTTTTTAAGATATTGGGACAAAACTCATCCCAGTAATTTTGGGTGTAGATCAGGTGCATATGCCATACTTTATCTACTGTTTCGCTTGGAGAAGCTCCATTGGGAAGAATACAGCAGAGATAAACAAATTTTTTATACTCCTGAATGGCTTTTTGAGCAAAGTCCAAAGTCCAGTGTTCTTCTTTGGCCAGCTTTTTTGAAAAAGGAAAATCAGCGTCTGAAGCATCCAGTGAAAAACTCTGAATCCGGCTCCATAGAATGTCATCTTGTAATAAGATTGTTGTTTCCATTGTGTTAACTTTTATTTTTCTACTCAAATATCATTTGATTTTAAAATATAAAAGTCTTTTACAAATCTTATTTGGATGTATAAAAATCTTATATTAGTCTTGTTTAATAAAAGATTCAATCTGATCAATAAAACAGGAGCGCAATGAAAAAAGAGGATATTCTGCATCTCGAGAAATTAATGAATTTCTTAAGTCAGCATTTTTTGAAGAAAAATCATTGGGAGGATGTTACAAAGACCGAATGGTCATACATCAGTGCGGAAATAAATGATCTCATTATTAGTGATCATTCGGAGAAAGACATCAAAAAAGAGCCTGATCTTCTCGGTTCCAACTACCTCTATGAACATTTGATAATCAACAAATTAAAGAAGTATCATCAGAATGAAAATGCGGCTTTAAGCAGACCTAATCTTGCAAAATTAAGTCAGATTGTCAAGGTATTGGGATATTCAAATTACATAGATTTCATCAATTCCAATACAGAATCATTCAACTTTAATGATCTCAGGATAGATATGAATAATGTGAAGCAGAATACAGCCCTTTTAGACCGGTTAGTTGGCTGTTGGTATTCTTATAACAGAAACCTTCCGGAAAGCCCTATTCAGGCTCGGGAAGACCGTATCTGGCGTTCTGCAATGGAAATATACAGATCTGAAACTACCGGAGAATACTTTATCGAAAGAAGCGGCGGAGATCACCACAAGTATTTCGGAAAAGTAACCGCGTATTCAGACTATGTATTTATCATCATGAACAGCAATACGTTCATTCGCCAGAGACATTTTATCTCAAGGATAAAAGATATCAAGGAAAAGCTTAAAAATCCAGAATATAAGCTCCATGAGGTGCATTTTATAAGTACATGTATTAGTTTTAATCAAGAGCCTATAGCCCTGTTCGAGATATTCCAGAAAGCGGACAGAAAGACTTTTATTTCTGACTCTATCAGCTTTCCGATTGACAGTGATGAGATCCCTCCTTCTATTATAAAACAGCTTGAAGACACTGAGTCTAACAGAATTGATTACAGGTAGATGGGTTCCGGGTTTTCGGGCTGAGCGTTTTTAGGGTTACTTTTGAGGATATACAATTCTCAAAATACCGGTTCTTTTTAGCTTTAACCTCTGACTTCAATCCTTTATTTATCCCACCAGCCATTCTTTAAAATCTTTCACCCGGTCACGGCTTACAGTGATGTCTTCCTGCGGCTGAAATTCCATATCGACCTTATAATTTGGCGAAGTATGAATGTTTTTTATATAATCCGAATTGATGATAAACTGTCTGTTGACACGGAAAAACTTCTTTTCTTCAAGAATATCTTCCAGCTCATCCAGAGTAAAATCTGAAGGATACACCCGTTCTTCCGTTTGAAGATAGACGATTTTATTTTCACTGAAAAAGCAGCTTATTTCCTGAGTCTGAACAATTTTCAGGTTATATCCGATCTTCACCAACACTCTGGACAGCGTAGATTTCTCTTTTCTGATCAGCTGTTTAATGTCCTCAGAGCCCGTTGTATTGTTAGCCGGGATAAATGATTTAAATTTCTCCACAGCTCCCGAAAGATCTTCTTCCAGAATAGGTTTTAAAAGATAATCGATGCTGTTCAGCTTAAATGCTTTCAAGGTATACTGATCAAAAGCTGTTGTGTAGATGATAAAGCCTTTTGTAGGCACTTTCTCAAAAATATCGAAAGACAGGCCGTCTCCAAGAACAATATCAGAAAAGATCAGCTGCGGGTGCTCATTTTCAGAAAACCAGGCCACTCCTTCTTCCACCGATTCTATTTTGGTAACGACTTCTATTTCAGGGAAATTACTCAGCATTCTTTCCAGTTTCCTTGAAGCAGGCTTCTCGTCTTCGATGATGACAGTTTTGATCATTGAGTTCTAGTTTTTAGTTTAAATCGGGAATAAAATTAGATAAAAAATAAACAGCTTAAAAATCTATGTTCTTTTTACCTTTTCTCATTTCCTTTTCTATAATGTTATTTTCCCATTCTGCATCCAAAAGGAATAGTTTCACCGCTTTAACGGTTAAAATAATACCCCATATCACTAAGATAACGGATCCGTTGAATAGAGAGAGATTAATATGGCCGTTTTTAAAAACATCTTTAAAAAATATAATTCCGGCCACGATTCCGAACCACATAAGGTTCTTATAGAATTTTTTCAGCTGACCGACTCTTTCCTGTGCAGTATTATAATCCATGATCGTTACAATGTTAAGGTTATTATAGTGTTTTTGTATTTTTTCTGTCCTGATCCATCAGTTCTCTTATTTTTCTTTCTTCCCATTCTTTTCCAATTCCGAAAACATTAAGAGCATGGGCAACAATTCCTACTCCCCAGCCTAGCATAGGCCAGTAAAACCATAAATGATCAGGAGAGGTAATAAGGTTTAATACCGCCAGAAAAGGAATAACCAGACAGTAAGAAGTAAGGTTTCCGTAGAAGCCTTTCAGTTCTTTTACTCTTTTTGCCGCTTTTTTGTAAGCAAGATTTTCATTAGTATAGCCTTTTGTTTCCATAATTTTTATTTAAAAGGTTGATTTGTTTTTTTTCTTGAATCAAAGGTATGGCGGAAAGGGATCTCTTATCAACTTTATATGACCGAACCGTAGAATATACTTCCTGAATGGTAAAAAGCTATATTTCACTCTTACATTAGCCAATATAGAAATCTTTCTTTTAATCTCCCGAAGGCCCTGCAGATGATTGTGCTGGAATGTTTATTACTTGGAAATGTAAAATCAGTAGATAAATGGAATCAATTTTTTTGTAGAGTTTCTGTATTGGATATACTCTTCTCCAAACTTTTCTACAAGGGCTCTTTCTTCGATTTTAATTCGGTAAGTAAACGCCAAAAATGGAGGCAAAAAAGCAAAAATCAAAGAAATCCAGTTATTAAGATAAAGACCAAGTCCTAAAGAAGTCAGCAGGGAAAATGCATAAGAGGGATGTCTCAGGTATCTGTAAAATCCTTCTTTCTTGATTTTGTGATCCTCCTTTATGGTCACATCAACAGTAAAATATTTTCCTAAAGATCTGATGATTATAAATCTGAAAATAATTCCTATCAGAATAAACGCTTCGCCCAGGTATAAGATCCATATTCCATCAGTGATAGGAAATCTGGTCATAGAAGAAGTCATTACCGAAGCAGCAATGGAAAACGGAATCGCCATCCATAAGATATTCAACGTAGACTTATCTTTATCTTTCTTGTCTTCTTTGCCGGATTTCAGCATATTCTTGTACAGAATTTCAGTCAAAAACCATGCAACCATTGAAATGAAAAATAAGGTTTCAAAAGCGTTCATATGTGTTTGTTTAAGGTTAAAAAATAAATTCCTTTATTTCAAATTCTCCTTTTTCTCCATCAGTTTCCGGATCTTTTTTTCCTCCCAATCTCTCACAAAGCCAATGCTTGGTAAAAAAACGACAATGGCATGAGCCACCAACCCGATTCCCCAAAATGTTGCTGTAAAGAAATTCTTGAACTGGA includes:
- a CDS encoding uroporphyrinogen decarboxylase: MNPEITTYIGYSASIFIVLSFILKDVRKIRIVNMIGCFCFVIYGIFNGMLWPVIIPNGLICFIQIYYLIFGSKKE
- a CDS encoding ATP-dependent Clp protease ATP-binding subunit, coding for MDYKFSQGLSQVFKQSKSEAKRLKSEFLNTEHLLLGIIKTENSAKEILQNLNADLTQIRRKIETLNTASLNPISEEVTNISFTKMADHAIKRAELECRQYKSNEINTVHLLLGILYKYEDPTSNILGAYDIDYEGVSREYQTMLKNSGQAPQMSAYDDDDDREEFEQMRKPSGNLGSAKSKTPTLDNFGRDLTSLARDGKLDPVIGREKEIERVSQILSRRKKNNPLLIGEPGVGKSAIAEGLALRIQQKKVSRVLYGKRVITLDLASLVAGTKYRGQFEERMKAIMTELEKNRDVILFIDELHTIVGAGSSTGSLDASNMFKPALARGEIQCIGATTLDEYRQYIEKDGALERRFQKVMVEPTNIEETIQILNQIKDKYEEHHNVVYTPEAILACVNLTSRYITDRFLPDKAIDAMDEAGSRVYIKNMKVPTEIIDFEKKIEDIKEMKQKAVKAQDYLEARKLKDEEERLQMELNAAQDKWDKDVKEKKEVVSEESVAEVVSMMSGVPVTKVGKNELDKLAQMDDKLNGKVIGQEDAVKKVVKAIQRNRAGLKDPNRPIGTFIFLGTTGVGKTELAKVMARELFESDESLIRIDMSEYMEKFAVSRLVGAPPGYVGYEEGGQLTEAVRRKPYAVVLLDEIEKAHPDVFNILLQILDEGHVTDSLGRKIDFRNTIIILTSNIGTRDLKDFGDGVGFGTSAKKTSSDTRARSTIENALKKAFAPEFLNRIDDIVIFNSLVQDDIKKIIDIELNKLYGRLEKLGYKVELTDEAKDFISEKGWDKDFGARPLKRAIQKYIEDLLAEMLVNKQLSEGETVILDLNDAKDALIGKAPKAKKTTEKSSQS
- the mnmA gene encoding tRNA 2-thiouridine(34) synthase MnmA gives rise to the protein MKVVVGLSGGVDSSVTAYLLQQQGHEVVALFMRNWNDASVTLEDECPWIEDSNDALMVAQKLGIPFQVIDMSDLYKERIVDYMFEEYQKGRTPNPDVLCNREVKFDVFMKTAMSLGADKVATGHYAQVNSTFDENGKEIFHLLAGKDNNKDQSYFLCQLSQDQLSKALFPIGELTKPQVREIAKEIGLVTADKKDSQGLCFIGKVSLPQFLQQQLVPKEGEIVEIFKDSPLFSVESPDFSSKEEELEFLARKINYKKSDGKVIGKHQGAQFFTIGQSKGLGIGGHKESCFILSRDMENNIIFVGEGHSSPGLHKKALKIDNTEVHWVREDMKLENGGSMEVMARFRYRQALQKAVLYQFENALYIEFDEPQSAIAEGQFAAWYIDEELIGSGVIS
- a CDS encoding glycine-rich domain-containing protein → METTILLQDDILWSRIQSFSLDASDADFPFSKKLAKEEHWTLDFAQKAIQEYKKFVYLCCILPNGASPSETVDKVWHMHLIYTQNYWDEFCPNILKRKLHHHPSKGGFNEKTKHRDWFSDTLKSYHEVFKQEAPKDIWFEKGKTGTRTIWLKRLRIIPLFVALFMLSSCLGEVLGTLASVALPVIGIFVFLQGIFSFFRFISFFRGDEGNIIIKKKDDGSLGGSSNGSSSGFSSDGGSSSCSSDGGGSGCSSGCGGGCGGCGGGCGS
- a CDS encoding LytR/AlgR family response regulator transcription factor → MIKTVIIEDEKPASRKLERMLSNFPEIEVVTKIESVEEGVAWFSENEHPQLIFSDIVLGDGLSFDIFEKVPTKGFIIYTTAFDQYTLKAFKLNSIDYLLKPILEEDLSGAVEKFKSFIPANNTTGSEDIKQLIRKEKSTLSRVLVKIGYNLKIVQTQEISCFFSENKIVYLQTEERVYPSDFTLDELEDILEEKKFFRVNRQFIINSDYIKNIHTSPNYKVDMEFQPQEDITVSRDRVKDFKEWLVG
- a CDS encoding 2TM domain-containing protein encodes the protein MDYNTAQERVGQLKKFYKNLMWFGIVAGIIFFKDVFKNGHINLSLFNGSVILVIWGIILTVKAVKLFLLDAEWENNIIEKEMRKGKKNIDF
- a CDS encoding 2TM domain-containing protein, which codes for METKGYTNENLAYKKAAKRVKELKGFYGNLTSYCLVIPFLAVLNLITSPDHLWFYWPMLGWGVGIVAHALNVFGIGKEWEERKIRELMDQDRKNTKTL
- a CDS encoding methyltransferase family protein, giving the protein MNAFETLFFISMVAWFLTEILYKNMLKSGKEDKKDKDKSTLNILWMAIPFSIAASVMTSSMTRFPITDGIWILYLGEAFILIGIIFRFIIIRSLGKYFTVDVTIKEDHKIKKEGFYRYLRHPSYAFSLLTSLGLGLYLNNWISLIFAFLPPFLAFTYRIKIEERALVEKFGEEYIQYRNSTKKLIPFIY